GAGcgcacaagtggggagctgggggctccaagggtctttgcacattgcaccataggagcttaacccgctgcgctactgcccagtccccacaaCATGCACATTTTAAAGAAACTGGAAATAGATTGCTGACAAGTATGAGTGGAATATTGTTGATGAATCTCAGAACATTTTCTAACTTATTATTGTGATATTTTATGAGAAAACAGTTGACCTATATTCTagaactttatttcatttttaaattattgtttgaATGGTTGATATAAAATATGAATTTGAGGGACATTGAATTTTGAccacttatttttatatataaaatttaaacttATGAGCAGAGCAGATTCAAACTCTGGCTCTACTGCCATGGCACTTGGTGAAGCTTCAATGCAGTAAAACCAAGCACATAGTGAGGTGCTGTTTACACACATGCACCCCACAACCTTTAAATCAAAAGAAGCAGGTGCTTGTTTTACATCATTTCAACAGTAGAAAAGTAGCGATGTTAGCAACGAAAAGCCGTATGTAGTCTATTCCAGATTTACcaccagtgatttaaaaaatacagaagacagcattttttttccttttttgctgcagGACATTGGTGCCAAAACTATGAACCCACCATTTTTAgggctttctttctattttattatttttatttgataggatagagaaattgagagaagatggggagataaagaaggagagggaaagataaacatctgcaaacttgcctcatcatttgtgaagtttccccttgtagATAGGgtgatgggattgaacctgagtcctcacccATGTCCCTTCTCATTCTCTGttcatcaataaaacaaaaagcagggagtcaggcggtagagcagctggttaagcgcacgtggcgcccagcgcaaggaccagagtaaggatcccggttccagccctcagctccccacctgcaggggagtcgtttcacaggcagtgaagcgggtctgcaggtgtctttctctccctcctctgtctcccccccctccatttctctctgtcctatctaacaacaatgacatcaataacaacaataataactacaacaatgaaaaacaaggtcaacaataggggaaataaataaatatttaaaaagaaagaaaacaagaagcaATGAAGGTTATGATCACCATGATAGTGAAAATGAACATCAATAAATGTATATTGGTCATTCCTGCTAATTAACTATGAATTCATTTCCACTTTTAAAACTAGAATTCCTTGTGCTGCTCATATGTCATATTTTCTATCAATCTATTACTCCATTTGATAGAGGgcaatattttcatttcatattgAAATAAAGATAGCTTTTATTGATAACTTAATTATTAACACTTGAATGTCAAAAGAAGCCATCAAATTAATATTTGACTTTCTTACTAGTCTGAAATTTATCAGTATGTAAAAAATGACttctgctctttttaaaaaatattttatacatattATACAAGTGGAATACTGAGTGTATACTTTCATGCAGTAGCAGAATATTTGGAGCAATTTGGCGCTCAAATACTGTAAGCTAAAACCTTCAGATAAGGTTGATTATTGGGCTATATTGCCACTGAATTGTAAGCCTTTATCTCTGAATGCATCCTTTGTCTCAGAACTTGGAACAGTATCTGGTACATGTTAGATGCTCACTGGACATTATTTATGCTAAGAGTATGATAGGAGTGGATAGTGTAATAAGTGgctttttaaatatgtttgttATATATATTAGATCTTAGAAAAAAATCctgtttgttatttgtttttgacCTTTTAGGTATTATTCATCAAAAAAAACCtaatgaataaaacaaattatTCTTCAGTGTCTGAATTTGTGTTCCTGGGACTTTCTACCTCTAGGCAAATACAGAAtttccttcttgccttctctaCAGAGTTCTATGTAGCAATTGTTTTGGGAAATCTCCTTGTTGTGTTTACTGTGACTTTTGATTCCCATTTACATTCCCCCATGTACTTCCTACTGGCCAATCTCTCCTTTATTGACTTATGTCTTTCTACCTTAACTGTTCCTAAGATGATTTCTGATTTGTCCTCTGGGCATAAAACCATCTCCTTCCAGGGATGTGTCATCCAGATATTTGTCCTTCATGTCCTGGGTGGATCTGAGATGGTGTTGCTCATCGCCATGGCTTTGGACAGATATGTGGCCATATGTAAGCCCCTCCACTACCTGACTGTCATGAACCCACGGATGTGCACTCTCCTTGTGTCAGGTGCTTGGACTATAGGCCTCATCCACTCCGTGGTTCAACTAGCCTGTGTTGCCCACTTGCCTTTTTGTGGTCCTAATGAGATAGACAGCTTTTACTGTGACCTTCCTTGGTTTATCAAGCTTGCTTGTACAGATACCTATGCACTGGAATTCATGGTGACTGCTAACAGTGGGTTCATTTCCATGGGCACCTTCTTCTTATTGATTTTCTCCTATGTCTTCATCCTGGTAACAGTATGGAAACACTCTTCAGGTGGACTGTCTAAGGCCTTCTCCACTCTGTCAGCTCACATCACTGTGGTGGTTTTGTTCTTTGGACCATGCATTTTTGTTTACATGTGGCCATTCCCCACAGTGCCAGTGGATAAGTTTCTTGCTGTTTTGGACTTTTTGATTACACCCATTCTGAACCCTGCCATTTACACATTGAGGAACAAGGACATGATCAATGCCATGAGGAGACTCAGTAGTCAACTCCTGAGTTTGAGCAAAATCCTCTAAATAACTCAAGGAGGAACTGATACTGCCTTTTAGAGTAATACTATATGTACAAATGTTTAAACGGTTATACCATTCAGAGACTGTTTTCTGGTTTTGATTAGTCTACAGCAACTTATGACATTTATTCCACTTTAATGATCAAAAATGTGAATATATGACTATTTAGTGGGTTCATGTACATTATTATAAGATTTATAAATACAGCAAATATACTTTGTGTCCTTCAACTTGAGAGTTATAGATTTCAGGCTACAGTGCTATATTTTCAGGGTGACtgtgtatatttttttctgttaatgGTATGAAAAGTGTTATTATCTTGTAGAGAAATTTGTTGTTCTTGTAACAAGTATTTCAAACTAAGTTGGTTTCTAAGATAACTTGtgtttgttactgtttttttttaattttttttatatttattttattttattttcccttttgttgcccttgttgttttaattgttgtagttattattgttgttgttgttgttggataggacagagagaaatggagagagggaggggaagacagagaggaggagagaaagatagacacctgcagacctgcttcaccgcctgtgaagcgactcccctgcaggtggggagccggggttcgaaccgggatccttatgccggtctttgtgctttgcgccacctgcgcttagcctgctgtactacagcccgactcccttgttactGTTTTTTTACCTTCTATTTTTCTATTACTGATGCTAATATGTGTACTTAGTTATATGAAATGATTTTGAAAGATATTTCACATAAATTAAATACtaatttatatatagagagaaaataattatatagacagataaaaaattaattatcattTTGTGTGCATTTTAGGACTATGGGAAAATTATAAAAGTCATGTTATGTTAAGTTATGTTATTATTTATCTTACCTTTGCTTTTAGTTATGCCCTATAAATGTGTATTAACAGTAAAATTCTTTGAATTAACATGTATAATTTTGTCAAAGAGAGAGCTCTTCTgggatataaaaaatatattaagaaaataaactgatatgtaatccttttaaaaaatattttttactttaataagagagatacagagagataccagagcattgctcaggtctggcttatggtggtactggggattgaacctgagacctcagagtcttaggtatgagtcttttgcataacctttatgttgcCTCCCCAGCACCTGATATGTAATCTTATGCAATGGCTAACTTGGCTCTTAGGTTCATGGAATTCACAATCACACAGAAAAATAAGTAATTTGGAAATCACTGTTTCTTTGAAGTCATATGCTTATATTGAGTTGGAGTTTATTTCCCCATGATTTCATATTATTCATATGAATATATGaataacataatatatatttatacatggatataatatattcatattctcattttgtaataaaatatctttagtaAAATTTTCTCCATTatgtctgaaaataaataaatgaccctATTGTATCTTCTACTTTCATGGTAGAAGATACTTATTCATTCTCAGCTAGGTATATTGACACTTAAATCTTTGTAGACAAAATTCCCTGTTTAAAATATTTCACCATTAAATATTTCTATAATGACACAGTCTATAATATCAACTTAACTTTCTAGCTCCCAGAGAATATTTTTGTGTTGTTAAATATGTTTTGCAAATTTCAAGAGTGAACTCCACCTATAGAAATTTCTTGATTGTGTAGTCTTCAAATGTCAGATTACTACTAATTGAGTCGATTAACTGGAAGCAAATATCTAGCAGTTTGGGGGATTCAAAATTGTACTATACTTtgttgtatgtgtatgtatgcatgtatgtctaCAAATATATCcatatattaaaatatgtataatccgtggtccaagaggtggtgcagtgataaagctttggactctcaagcttgaggtcaggagttccatctctggcagcacatgtgccagagtgatgtctggttctttcttataaagcattaagccagcaccccctgctccatcctgcattgctgatactatggcctatttacataattattgttttgcctgaaagatccccacccattccattgatctatcttctttctacctcaggaTGGTTTAAAACCCTCGccaacagttgttaaggaagcTTTTACTTTCCCaggtgcttttgcctttctccacctcctttcttagccatttccctttcctccttgccacttccagttctatcctatgAAAgtgt
This DNA window, taken from Erinaceus europaeus chromosome 16, mEriEur2.1, whole genome shotgun sequence, encodes the following:
- the LOC103112293 gene encoding olfactory receptor 4F15-like, yielding MNKTNYSSVSEFVFLGLSTSRQIQNFLLAFSTEFYVAIVLGNLLVVFTVTFDSHLHSPMYFLLANLSFIDLCLSTLTVPKMISDLSSGHKTISFQGCVIQIFVLHVLGGSEMVLLIAMALDRYVAICKPLHYLTVMNPRMCTLLVSGAWTIGLIHSVVQLACVAHLPFCGPNEIDSFYCDLPWFIKLACTDTYALEFMVTANSGFISMGTFFLLIFSYVFILVTVWKHSSGGLSKAFSTLSAHITVVVLFFGPCIFVYMWPFPTVPVDKFLAVLDFLITPILNPAIYTLRNKDMINAMRRLKRALLGYKKYIKKIN